A stretch of Zootoca vivipara chromosome 13, rZooViv1.1, whole genome shotgun sequence DNA encodes these proteins:
- the LOC118095347 gene encoding tRNA N(3)-methylcytidine methyltransferase METTL2, translating into MAAPNQDGRRRKQFGNRFLTDPARLFQHNAWDNVEWSKEQEAAAQAKVQENSTEFVPQDQQDAYEISASKYWNDFYKTHEGGFFKDRHWLFTEFPELAPNQNARAVGVCVSEAAAAAAKNTKGSGLQECWGNGLSSLETGILEHQNSEINSCNSSPQMQTEVAAQKLEEQKLRDFPGSSATYRILEVGCGAGNTVFPILQTNNDPGLFVYCCDFSKTAVELVQAHPEYDASRCFAFVHDLCETGTPFPMPDESVDVVVLIFVLSALLPEKMQCVINRLSKLLKPGGIILLRDYGRYDLAQLRFKKGQCLADNFYVRGDGTRVYFFTQDELDLLFSTAGLEKAQNIVDRRLQVNRGKQITMYRVWIQCKYRKPKDDKDSIGERSSFHPSGCT; encoded by the exons ATGGCGGCGCCCAACCAGGAcgggaggagaaggaagcagtTTGGGAACCGCTTCCTCACCGACCCGGCTCGCCTCTTCCAGCACAACGCCTG GGATAACGTGGAGtggtccaaggagcaggaagcCGCAGCGCAAGCGAAGGTCCAAGAGAACAGCACAGAGTTTGTGCCACAAGATCAGCAAG ATGCTTATGAGATCAGTGCCAGCAAGTATTGGAATGACTTTTACAAAACCCACGAAGGCGGGTTTTTCAAGGACCGGCACTGGCTGTTCACCGAATTCCCTGAGTTGGCTCCAAACCAGAATGCCAGGGCGGTTGGCGTGTGTGtttctgaggctgctgctgctgctgcgaaaaACACAAAAGGCTCAGGCCTTCAGGAGTGCTGGGGCAATGGACTTAGTTCACTTGAGACTGGGATCTTGGAGCATCAGAACTCGGAGATAAACAGTTGTAACTCCAGCCCCCAAATGCAAACAGAAGTGGCAGCGCAGAAACTGGAGGAACAAAAACTAAGAGACTTCCCAGGGTCATCTGCTACTTACAGAATACTAGAG GTGGGCTGTGGTGCAGGAAACACCGTTTTCCCCATCCTCCAAACCAACAA CGATCCGGGCTTGTTTGTATATTGCTGTGACTTCTCCAAAACAGCGGTAGAGCTCGTCCAG GCCCATCCAGAATACGACGCCTCTCGCTGCTTCGCCTTTGTCCATGACCTCTGTGAGACTGGGACCCCCTTTCCAATGCCAGACGAAAGTGTGGACGTTGTGGTTCTCATCTTCGTCCTCTCCGCTCTTCTCCCAGAAAA AATGCAGTGTGTAATCAACAGACTTAGCAAACTTCTGAAACCCGGCGGAATTATTTTATTACGAGATTATGGCCGTTACGATCTAGCCCAACTCCGCTTTAAAAAAG GTCAGTGTCTGGCTGATAATTTCTACGTGAGAGGAGATGGCACCAGAGTTTATTTTTTCACACAAG ATGAGCTGGATTTGCTGTTCTCTACAGCAGGCTTGGAGAAAGCCCAGAACATTGTGGACCGCCGCCTCCAAGTGAACAGAGGGAAACAAATCACCATGTACAGAGTCTGGATCCAGTGTAAATATCGCAAGCCAAAGGACGACAAGGACTCTATAGGAGAACGGAGCAGCTTTCATCCTAGTGGCTGCACGTAG